One segment of Desulfallas thermosapovorans DSM 6562 DNA contains the following:
- a CDS encoding DEAD/DEAH box helicase, whose amino-acid sequence MHRLLDQRGINSVHVIPPREARYAPFPPGVADAVVLSLAGQGIKQLYAHQAQAIGHVMEGRNVIITTGTSSGKSLVYTIPIFSALINQPQFKALYITPTKALGQNQIKTMQDIAAAMDWPRGKPVMAACDGDTPFNQRRDIINGAGVLITTPDFIHACLLPRHLDWPGFWGNLKYIVIDEAHTLKGVMGCHCLQVFRRLRRICDYYGAKPVFILCTATIANPGEFAANLVGLDFAVVTEETSAAGEKTVVFYEPPTYQTSDGRTKRRLTHFEAARAVGRYVESGRRTIMFGRSRRIVESAYRFIQEKFPGVAGFVTPYKGTYVPQMRRDIEKRLFNGSLKGVISTNALELGINVGDLDTCILAGFAGSISSTWQQAGRVGRKGQKSLIVLMANEDPLDLYIVRNPRYFFGQPFEKAVVSDKMQFLVDHLPLAARELPLCKEDTAYWDRDTYYEAVKLLLKHGRLKLLSDRPRTYGPAVQPEFFNLRGESDNYRTISPRGQVLEEYNYDDVIREAYPGAILPVYNRVYLVDSIDHDTKSIQLRDLPPEYGDYITRPNIDSRIGVEKVEHTRREGNVDAYSGVLNIHKSLAGYRLVNVRDKQKEGSKSGEIRQIMKPIDFSTAGIWLDIDLRGLKQEIRYGAAHALKHLLHITIPLEVMCERNDLGASLQMHGDQAQIFIYDNYSGGVGLAESVFDNIKRVLERCYELVTGCSCFQGCPSCIIIPQCLQANEKLDKDGVTELLAILLGREVPRKKSGLSFIKEKLFKRATSRAGIKMEARALEMELKEYEKTFAYAGKYRHAAADIIKQYYPRLIKHEVNILAVYYLVHSQTGKPVPERILKQALSRCCGWSDMYRLSLQGLKEKGYLIGPPERLTLFPGVKDKLGTGMQRPVAGT is encoded by the coding sequence ATGCACAGGCTGCTGGACCAGCGGGGGATAAATTCGGTGCATGTAATACCACCCAGGGAGGCACGGTATGCGCCCTTTCCACCGGGCGTTGCCGACGCGGTGGTGCTCTCGCTGGCCGGGCAGGGTATCAAGCAGCTGTATGCACACCAGGCACAGGCCATTGGCCATGTTATGGAAGGGCGCAACGTGATTATTACCACCGGTACATCAAGCGGTAAGTCGCTGGTTTATACTATTCCAATATTCAGTGCATTAATTAACCAGCCACAGTTCAAAGCGTTGTATATTACTCCCACCAAAGCGTTGGGGCAGAATCAAATTAAAACAATGCAGGATATTGCTGCAGCTATGGACTGGCCCCGGGGAAAGCCGGTTATGGCCGCGTGCGACGGGGATACTCCCTTTAACCAGCGGCGGGATATTATTAACGGTGCCGGTGTATTAATAACCACTCCGGATTTTATACACGCCTGTCTGCTGCCCAGACACCTTGACTGGCCTGGCTTTTGGGGTAATCTGAAGTACATAGTTATTGATGAGGCCCATACTTTAAAGGGCGTGATGGGCTGCCACTGCCTGCAGGTTTTCCGCCGCCTCAGGCGAATTTGCGATTACTACGGGGCCAAGCCTGTATTTATACTGTGCACGGCCACCATTGCCAATCCCGGTGAATTTGCCGCCAATCTAGTGGGCCTGGATTTTGCGGTGGTGACCGAAGAAACATCGGCTGCCGGTGAGAAAACGGTGGTATTTTATGAACCGCCCACCTATCAAACCAGTGACGGGCGGACCAAGCGCCGGCTGACCCATTTTGAAGCGGCCCGGGCCGTGGGGCGTTATGTGGAATCGGGCAGGCGTACCATTATGTTCGGTCGCTCCCGGCGGATAGTGGAGTCCGCCTACCGGTTTATTCAAGAAAAATTCCCCGGTGTGGCTGGGTTTGTCACCCCGTACAAGGGTACTTATGTGCCGCAAATGCGCCGGGACATAGAAAAAAGGCTGTTTAACGGCAGCTTAAAGGGGGTTATCTCCACCAATGCCCTGGAGTTGGGTATTAATGTGGGGGATTTGGACACCTGCATACTGGCGGGGTTTGCGGGCAGTATTTCTTCCACCTGGCAGCAGGCGGGCCGGGTGGGGCGAAAGGGGCAAAAGTCGTTAATTGTACTTATGGCCAACGAGGACCCGCTGGATTTATATATTGTGCGCAACCCCCGGTACTTTTTCGGACAGCCCTTTGAAAAAGCGGTGGTTAGTGATAAAATGCAGTTTCTGGTGGACCACCTGCCCCTGGCTGCCAGGGAATTACCGCTATGTAAGGAAGATACCGCTTACTGGGACAGGGATACTTATTATGAAGCGGTGAAGCTGCTATTGAAACACGGCAGGCTTAAGTTGCTGTCGGACCGGCCCAGAACCTACGGCCCGGCGGTGCAACCGGAGTTTTTTAACCTGCGGGGGGAAAGTGATAATTATCGTACCATCAGTCCACGGGGACAGGTGCTGGAAGAATATAATTACGACGACGTGATCAGGGAGGCTTACCCTGGTGCCATACTGCCTGTTTACAACAGGGTGTACCTGGTGGACAGTATAGACCATGATACCAAATCTATTCAGTTGCGGGATCTGCCCCCCGAGTACGGGGATTATATTACCCGGCCCAATATTGATTCCAGAATTGGCGTGGAAAAGGTCGAGCATACCCGCCGGGAAGGTAATGTGGATGCGTATAGCGGTGTGCTCAATATTCATAAAAGCCTTGCTGGTTATAGACTGGTTAATGTAAGGGATAAACAAAAAGAAGGATCCAAGTCCGGAGAAATCAGGCAAATTATGAAACCCATTGATTTTTCCACCGCTGGTATCTGGCTGGATATTGATTTGCGGGGACTAAAGCAGGAAATCAGATATGGTGCCGCCCATGCTTTAAAGCACCTGCTGCACATCACCATCCCCCTGGAGGTAATGTGCGAGCGCAACGACCTGGGGGCCAGCCTCCAGATGCATGGTGACCAGGCCCAGATATTTATCTATGACAACTACTCGGGCGGCGTTGGATTGGCGGAATCTGTATTTGATAATATCAAAAGAGTGCTGGAGCGTTGTTATGAACTGGTAACAGGTTGCAGTTGTTTTCAAGGCTGTCCTTCCTGTATTATCATTCCCCAGTGTCTACAAGCCAATGAAAAGCTGGATAAAGACGGTGTGACTGAATTGCTGGCCATATTGCTGGGCAGGGAAGTGCCCCGGAAAAAGAGCGGTTTAAGTTTTATCAAGGAAAAACTATTTAAAAGAGCCACCAGTCGCGCCGGTATTAAAATGGAAGCCCGGGCACTGGAGATGGAGCTTAAAGAATACGAAAAAACCTTTGCTTATGCCGGCAAATACCGGCATGCTGCGGCTGATATAATAAAACAGTACTATCCGCGGTTAATTAAGCATGAGGTTAATATTTTGGCTGTGTATTATTTGGTACATTCCCAAACCGGCAAACCGGTGCCCGAGCGTATATTAAAACAGGCTCTTTCCCGTTGCTGCGGGTGGTCTGATATGTACCGGCTGTCTTTGCAGGGTCTCAAGGAGAAGGGGTATTTAATCGGTCCACCGGAGCGGTTAACGTTGTTCCCCGGTGTGAAGGATAAACTTGGCACGGGTATGCAAAGGCCGGTGGCTGGAACATGA
- the thiC gene encoding phosphomethylpyrimidine synthase ThiC, translated as MGYNTQMVSARQGIVTAQMETVARKENIDVARLMELVALGRVVIPANKNHLSLDPCGIGEGMKTKINVNLGVSEDCCDMETELEKARYALRLQADAIMDLSCYGKTREFRQRLIDISPAAVGTVPVYDAVGLYDKSLESITADEFLGVVEKHARDGVDFMTIHAGINRETAATFKRTSRLTNIVSRGGALLFSWMELNGRENPFYEYYDDLLEICGRYDVTISLGDACRPGSLKDATDAAQVHELIVLGELTRRAWEKGVQVMIEGPGHVPLNEIAANMILAKKLCHGAPFYVLGPLVTDIAPGYDHITSAIGGAVAAASGADFLCYVTPAEHLRLPTLEDMKEGIIAARIAAHAADIAKGIAGARQWDDDMSEARRCLNWSRMFELAIDPEKARQYRAESQPEHEDTCTMCGKMCAVRNMNKVLNGSSNL; from the coding sequence ATGGGTTATAATACTCAAATGGTTTCTGCCCGCCAGGGCATAGTGACCGCGCAAATGGAAACAGTGGCTCGCAAAGAAAACATAGATGTAGCCAGGCTTATGGAACTGGTGGCCCTGGGGAGGGTGGTTATCCCGGCCAACAAAAACCACCTCTCTCTGGACCCCTGCGGAATTGGCGAGGGAATGAAAACAAAAATTAATGTTAACCTGGGTGTTTCCGAGGATTGCTGTGATATGGAAACTGAGTTGGAGAAGGCCCGTTATGCCCTGCGGTTACAGGCCGATGCCATAATGGATTTAAGCTGTTACGGCAAAACCCGGGAGTTCAGGCAGCGCCTCATTGATATCTCACCTGCGGCCGTCGGCACCGTACCGGTTTACGATGCCGTGGGCTTGTATGATAAAAGTCTGGAAAGTATTACTGCGGATGAGTTTTTAGGCGTGGTGGAAAAGCATGCCCGGGACGGAGTGGATTTCATGACCATTCACGCCGGGATAAACCGGGAAACCGCGGCCACATTTAAAAGAACCAGCCGGTTGACCAATATTGTTTCCAGAGGAGGCGCCCTTCTATTTTCCTGGATGGAACTAAATGGCCGGGAAAATCCCTTTTATGAATATTATGATGATCTGCTGGAGATATGCGGCCGGTATGATGTTACCATCAGCCTGGGGGATGCCTGCCGTCCGGGAAGTCTTAAAGATGCCACCGATGCCGCCCAGGTTCACGAACTGATTGTCCTGGGTGAATTAACCCGCAGGGCTTGGGAGAAAGGCGTGCAAGTGATGATCGAAGGGCCGGGGCACGTGCCCTTAAATGAAATTGCCGCCAATATGATCCTGGCGAAGAAACTCTGCCACGGGGCTCCCTTTTACGTGCTTGGCCCGCTGGTTACGGACATCGCGCCGGGCTACGACCACATTACCAGTGCCATCGGCGGGGCCGTCGCCGCGGCCAGCGGCGCGGATTTTCTTTGCTACGTTACGCCGGCCGAACACCTTCGCCTACCTACGCTGGAGGATATGAAAGAGGGTATAATCGCGGCACGAATTGCTGCCCACGCCGCCGATATAGCAAAGGGGATTGCCGGGGCAAGGCAATGGGACGATGATATGAGCGAGGCCAGGCGGTGCTTAAACTGGTCCCGCATGTTCGAGCTGGCCATTGACCCCGAAAAGGCCAGGCAATACCGGGCCGAATCACAGCCCGAACATGAGGATACCTGTACCATGTGTGGTAAAATGTGTGCGGTGCGCAATATGAATAAGGTACTGAATGGTTCAAGTAACCTGTAA
- the upp gene encoding uracil phosphoribosyltransferase, whose translation MSSVVVVDHPVAGNCLRILRDKRTETESFRKEMKRLGLLLAIEAARDIECVSETVITPLDMEISCPRLRDGRILLVPILRAGLGFVDSFLDILPAAKVAHIGVARDHDTLQAVTYLDTVPERFTDFDRVFVVDPMLATGNSSVKTLEIITNKGYKPGQITLVCALAVEQGIKQVLDRFPDIKIITAVIDPGLNDKAYIVPGLGDAGDRLNLI comes from the coding sequence TTGAGTTCAGTTGTAGTAGTAGACCACCCGGTGGCCGGCAACTGTCTGCGTATTTTAAGGGACAAACGGACGGAAACCGAATCCTTTCGCAAAGAAATGAAAAGGCTGGGGTTGCTTTTAGCCATAGAAGCTGCCAGGGATATTGAATGTGTCTCAGAGACTGTAATAACACCGTTGGATATGGAAATAAGCTGTCCCAGGTTGCGCGACGGCAGAATACTGCTGGTGCCTATTTTGCGTGCCGGCCTGGGGTTTGTGGACAGCTTTCTGGATATTTTACCCGCCGCCAAAGTGGCCCATATCGGCGTTGCCCGGGATCATGATACTTTGCAGGCGGTTACTTACCTGGATACCGTGCCGGAACGTTTTACTGATTTCGACCGGGTATTTGTAGTAGACCCCATGCTGGCTACTGGTAACAGCAGCGTTAAAACTCTGGAAATAATTACCAATAAAGGGTACAAGCCCGGTCAAATAACTTTGGTATGCGCCCTGGCCGTGGAACAAGGGATTAAGCAGGTGCTTGACAGGTTCCCGGACATCAAAATTATAACAGCGGTGATAGACCCGGGACTTAACGATAAAGCTTATATTGTGCCCGGTTTGGGGGATGCCGGAGACAGGTTGAATTTAATTTAG
- the uraA gene encoding uracil permease, translated as MAKREIQVHERLPLLQTLPLSLQHLFAMFGATVLVPILFDVDPATVLLFNGIGTLLYLVLCKGAIPAYLGSSFAFISPVLVVLPKYGYEAALGGFIAVGLVFCAVALVIGLVGTRWIDIIFPPAAMGAIVAVIGLELAPVAADMAGLTAEKLDPAVITVSLFTLAVTVLGSVLFRGFLAIIPILIGIVSGYILALFMGMVDTSFMAAYSNKESFRELLAALFIKPTFYRPEFNPAAIAVILPAALVVIAEHIGHLFVTSNIVGRDLAKEPGLHRSLLGNGLSTTISGFFGSTPNTTYGENIGVLAITKVYSVWVLGGAAVFAILLSFVGILADVIRSIPSAVMGGVSLLLFGVIAASGIRMLVEAKVDYNKARNLILTSVVLIVGVSGAHIEIGAVTLQGMGLATVVAILLSLAFRLFDVLGLTGDKDN; from the coding sequence TTGGCCAAAAGAGAGATTCAAGTACATGAACGTTTACCATTGCTGCAGACTTTACCGCTAAGTTTGCAGCACCTGTTTGCCATGTTTGGGGCTACGGTACTGGTTCCGATTTTGTTTGATGTGGACCCGGCCACGGTGCTGCTGTTTAACGGTATTGGCACATTGTTGTACCTGGTGCTTTGTAAAGGGGCTATCCCTGCCTACCTTGGCTCCAGTTTTGCCTTTATATCACCGGTGTTGGTGGTGCTGCCCAAATACGGCTATGAGGCGGCCCTGGGCGGGTTTATCGCGGTGGGACTGGTTTTCTGTGCTGTTGCACTGGTTATCGGTCTGGTAGGCACCAGGTGGATTGATATCATATTCCCGCCGGCGGCCATGGGTGCCATAGTGGCGGTCATTGGCCTGGAACTGGCCCCGGTGGCGGCCGATATGGCCGGTCTGACCGCCGAGAAATTGGATCCGGCGGTTATTACCGTTTCCCTGTTCACCCTGGCGGTGACCGTTCTCGGTTCGGTACTGTTCCGCGGTTTTCTGGCCATTATACCCATATTAATCGGCATTGTGTCTGGATATATACTGGCTTTGTTTATGGGTATGGTGGATACCTCATTTATGGCCGCCTATAGCAACAAGGAGTCCTTTAGAGAATTGCTGGCGGCATTATTCATAAAGCCCACATTTTACAGGCCCGAATTTAACCCGGCGGCCATTGCAGTGATATTGCCGGCTGCGCTGGTGGTTATCGCCGAACATATTGGCCATTTATTTGTCACCAGCAATATCGTAGGCCGGGATTTGGCCAAAGAGCCCGGCTTGCACCGTTCTTTGCTGGGTAACGGGCTTTCCACAACGATTTCCGGTTTTTTCGGCTCTACGCCCAACACCACTTATGGAGAAAATATCGGCGTGCTGGCCATTACCAAAGTGTACAGTGTTTGGGTACTTGGCGGTGCGGCTGTTTTCGCGATATTGTTATCCTTTGTGGGTATACTGGCGGACGTTATCAGGAGCATTCCTTCGGCTGTCATGGGTGGGGTGTCGCTGCTGCTTTTCGGTGTCATTGCCGCTTCCGGTATCCGCATGCTGGTGGAAGCCAAAGTGGATTACAATAAGGCGCGCAATTTGATTTTAACCTCGGTGGTACTGATTGTGGGTGTCAGCGGCGCCCATATAGAAATTGGTGCCGTGACCCTCCAGGGCATGGGCCTGGCTACCGTGGTGGCCATTCTGCTCAGTCTCGCTTTTAGACTTTTTGACGTGCTGGGCTTGACCGGTGACAAGGATAATTGA
- a CDS encoding GreA/GreB family elongation factor has product MQDSIELTKGAYEKLIESLVQVEEEKENLLNEFFPQDIKERNEVLQIMEKYITQVNQFAKKIKVVESGTNELPFVLIGSEVGLQDLDYNEETKLRIVLPLQSMDGDDASCLSPIGLSLLLKKVGDEVSVKTPGGILNYRVNSVSLPFF; this is encoded by the coding sequence ATGCAAGATAGCATTGAATTAACAAAGGGTGCTTATGAAAAATTAATAGAAAGTTTGGTACAGGTTGAAGAAGAAAAGGAAAATTTGCTAAATGAATTCTTTCCCCAGGATATCAAGGAAAGAAATGAAGTTTTGCAAATTATGGAGAAATATATTACTCAGGTTAATCAGTTTGCTAAAAAAATAAAAGTGGTTGAATCCGGCACAAATGAGTTGCCGTTTGTTTTAATTGGCAGTGAAGTTGGTTTACAAGATCTGGACTATAATGAAGAAACCAAACTCAGGATAGTGCTGCCTTTGCAAAGTATGGATGGCGATGATGCCTCATGTTTATCGCCCATTGGTTTGTCCTTATTATTAAAAAAAGTTGGCGATGAGGTATCGGTAAAAACGCCCGGTGGAATTCTTAACTATCGTGTAAATTCCGTTTCTCTACCTTTTTTCTAG
- a CDS encoding CAP domain-containing protein: protein MIRASKKFISVCIGLLLCAGIFLTMDVPAPAWAATKLTISVSGNVDQSTLDSYIGQIIKKYNINPDVIYIRYSNGTTTKYTPGRLPTPSTPVNPSPAPQPVPPKPEPAPNPAPASMTADEQKMLNLVNQERARAGLPALKADEKLIKLARLKAQDMIKRGYFSHTSPTYGSPFDMMKAAGVSYRYAGENLAGAYSVNTAHTNLMNSPGHRANILNNNFKSVGIGIVNGGPYGKMFVQMFIG from the coding sequence ATGATTAGAGCTAGCAAAAAGTTTATATCTGTATGTATTGGTTTGTTGCTGTGCGCCGGAATATTTTTGACGATGGATGTACCAGCACCGGCCTGGGCTGCAACCAAACTAACCATTAGCGTTTCAGGCAATGTTGATCAGAGTACTCTGGATAGCTATATTGGGCAAATTATCAAAAAGTATAATATAAATCCCGATGTAATTTACATTAGATATTCAAACGGAACCACCACCAAGTATACTCCCGGCCGGTTGCCTACTCCGAGCACTCCGGTAAACCCGTCTCCTGCTCCGCAGCCCGTTCCGCCGAAGCCTGAACCTGCACCAAATCCTGCCCCCGCATCAATGACTGCGGATGAACAAAAAATGCTCAATTTAGTAAACCAGGAGAGGGCCAGGGCCGGTCTGCCCGCGCTCAAGGCTGATGAAAAGCTTATCAAGCTGGCGCGACTTAAGGCGCAGGATATGATCAAGCGTGGGTATTTCAGCCACACGTCACCCACCTATGGTTCCCCCTTTGATATGATGAAAGCGGCCGGTGTCAGTTACCGCTATGCCGGTGAAAACCTGGCCGGGGCCTATAGTGTGAATACAGCCCACACCAACTTGATGAATTCGCCCGGCCACAGGGCCAATATCCTGAACAACAATTTCAAATCAGTGGGTATTGGTATTGTGAATGGCGGTCCATATGGTAAAATGTTTGTGCAAATGTTCATTGGTTAG
- a CDS encoding sigma-54-dependent Fis family transcriptional regulator translates to MGKREYRPNGEVKPGGRFNTTLPYVLFSISTGKGTVSHVRMKDFMTPEASTLNPGDTLRRAVELFRRTRLDGIPAVDGQGCLVGLLTRTNLFDALLEGYGLDDPVDDLLTRKVVTVDLDMPYQTVVREVKKSPVGMGVVVDENNRVRGALTKVDMIMALFRESDLLNARLRAVYQAMHNGLVSVDNQGCITMLNPAAEVLLGVQEKEVLGCPVEKVLPGLNLSNIMVTGQVEVSKKYEAAGRAFLVNCTPVLDGGNTVGAMAIFQDLTELEQVAAELESVRTLQHTLRTVLDIAYDGIVVVDKEGYITFFNQSLADFFGLAARDAIGRHVTDVLENSRLHIVARTGVPETAQLQQVGGSYYVVSRLPIVENGRVVGAVGKIMFRNLEEIRELARRMDNLESQLSFYREELQKNSGSRFTFDSIITVSPAMVKLKGEALQAARGISTVLIRGASGTGKELFAQAIHTASPRREGPFVKVNCAAIPEHLMESEFFGYAPGAFTGAMRGGKPGRFELAHGGTIFLDEIGDMSPGLQAKLLRVLQDREFDRVGGTHPVQVDVRVVAATNRELEEMVARGDFREDLFYRLNVIALAIPPLRERPEDILPLVHYFLRKYNNIFGARVTDLDHEALEILKAHHWPGNVRELENVIERAVNFVTGSIIRVKDLPAYLRREKSDPGRRAGGSNYRARLDDVEREIIQAALKSTRGNKTQAARMLGISRSRLYVKLKKLDS, encoded by the coding sequence GTGGGAAAAAGGGAATATCGCCCGAACGGAGAAGTGAAGCCAGGAGGCAGGTTTAATACCACGCTGCCCTATGTATTATTCAGTATTTCCACAGGGAAAGGAACGGTGTCTCACGTGCGCATGAAAGACTTCATGACCCCCGAAGCGTCTACATTAAATCCTGGTGATACTTTACGCCGGGCTGTGGAGCTTTTCCGCCGGACCCGTCTGGATGGTATACCCGCCGTGGATGGCCAGGGGTGTCTGGTGGGGCTCCTGACTCGCACTAACTTATTTGATGCCCTGCTTGAGGGTTATGGTCTGGATGACCCCGTGGATGACTTGCTTACCCGTAAAGTGGTAACTGTGGATCTGGATATGCCTTACCAAACTGTTGTCCGGGAAGTGAAGAAAAGTCCCGTGGGCATGGGGGTGGTGGTAGACGAGAACAACCGTGTGCGGGGGGCCCTCACCAAAGTGGATATGATTATGGCTTTGTTCAGGGAGTCGGATTTGTTAAATGCCAGGCTGCGAGCTGTATACCAGGCTATGCATAACGGGTTGGTGTCGGTGGATAACCAGGGGTGTATCACTATGCTCAATCCTGCGGCGGAGGTGCTGCTGGGCGTACAGGAGAAGGAGGTGCTGGGCTGCCCGGTGGAGAAGGTGTTGCCCGGGTTGAACCTGTCCAATATTATGGTCACCGGCCAGGTGGAGGTAAGTAAAAAATACGAGGCGGCCGGCCGGGCGTTTCTGGTTAATTGTACGCCGGTGCTGGACGGGGGGAATACGGTAGGGGCTATGGCCATTTTTCAGGATTTGACTGAGCTGGAACAGGTGGCAGCGGAACTGGAAAGTGTGCGCACCCTGCAGCACACCCTGCGGACCGTGCTGGATATAGCTTATGATGGAATAGTGGTGGTTGACAAAGAGGGGTATATCACCTTTTTCAACCAGTCGCTGGCCGATTTTTTCGGCCTTGCGGCCCGGGATGCCATTGGGCGGCACGTGACCGATGTTCTGGAAAACAGCCGCCTGCATATAGTGGCCCGTACCGGGGTGCCGGAAACAGCTCAACTGCAACAGGTGGGCGGAAGCTATTATGTGGTTTCACGCTTGCCCATTGTGGAAAACGGCCGGGTGGTGGGTGCGGTGGGCAAGATAATGTTCCGCAACCTGGAGGAAATCAGGGAGCTGGCCCGGCGTATGGATAATCTGGAAAGCCAGCTTAGCTTTTACCGTGAAGAACTACAAAAAAACAGCGGCAGTCGTTTTACCTTTGACAGTATCATCACGGTTAGCCCGGCCATGGTAAAGCTAAAGGGGGAAGCTTTGCAGGCCGCCCGGGGTATATCCACGGTACTCATCCGGGGAGCCAGCGGCACCGGCAAGGAACTTTTTGCCCAGGCCATACACACGGCAAGCCCCCGCCGGGAAGGACCCTTTGTAAAGGTAAACTGTGCGGCCATTCCCGAGCATTTAATGGAGTCGGAATTCTTTGGCTATGCCCCCGGGGCCTTTACCGGTGCCATGCGGGGCGGAAAGCCCGGGCGTTTTGAGCTGGCCCACGGGGGTACTATATTCCTGGATGAAATAGGGGATATGAGCCCGGGCTTGCAGGCCAAGCTGCTGCGGGTGTTGCAGGACCGGGAGTTCGACCGGGTGGGTGGTACGCACCCGGTGCAGGTGGACGTGCGGGTGGTGGCGGCTACCAATCGTGAACTGGAGGAAATGGTGGCCAGGGGTGATTTCCGTGAAGACCTTTTTTACCGTCTCAATGTCATTGCCCTGGCCATACCACCCCTGCGGGAACGGCCCGAGGACATTTTGCCCCTGGTGCATTACTTTTTACGCAAATATAACAATATTTTTGGCGCGCGGGTAACTGATTTGGATCATGAAGCGCTGGAAATTTTAAAGGCCCACCACTGGCCGGGTAACGTGCGGGAACTGGAAAATGTAATTGAACGCGCCGTAAACTTTGTCACCGGCAGTATAATCAGGGTAAAGGATTTGCCCGCTTATTTGCGCCGCGAAAAATCGGATCCGGGCCGCCGGGCGGGCGGCAGCAACTACCGGGCTCGTTTGGATGACGTTGAGCGGGAGATCATCCAGGCCGCCCTGAAGTCAACCCGGGGCAATAAAACCCAGGCCGCCCGCATGC